TTTTAATGACGTTATTTCTACTTCTCCTTTTGATCTTGTGTCCAAAGCCCATATTGCATGCTATTATTGAAAGGGGGATCATTTGTACATgtcataacaataaaaataactcTTTCTACAATATTTTGTTCTTTAAGTGTTCTAGTAGATCCACAAATTCCTCCATTGCTTCTCAAAGATAGTGTGCCTTGTGTGGAAACCTTGGAGCTATCCAACATTAGATCAGAGAGCGATACACAAACCCTTAAATTGATCAAGACAAATGAGCCACCAACATGAGTGAGTTTTTCTGAACACCCTATGGTGgttcttattttatttgatgcaCCTTGAGATATTATTGCTAAATAATGTGTGtatgtcaaaattttaataaactattCCGctgtattttttgttattttggtGTCATTACAAACTGACACTTGCAATGCTAAagtaaatttcaattatataacaTGTCCAAATTCTAAgattattttcataaatcataaaactttgtgacaatttttagtttttccttaattttataatgtttagaattaaaaattcaaatataagttaattaaaagaatttctttatcaaacaactaacaaaatcgataagaaaaactcaaaataagtCAAAGAAACTTCAACGACTTTTTTTTTAtgccaaattttataattaagctAAGTATAAAGTACAAAATAACTGAAAGGTAAATTTATGGCACTTCCAGAATTTTGTAGCAATGAAAATAACAATTAGTAACAgcaatttttctaaataattaaactttaaagacAACAGTGATATAACATGTCACACACTAATCAATTTAGCAACCTAACCAAGCAAATCAATAACTTAAAGCACGTACTTATTTCAAATaacttaagtatttaaatagtACGACCAACGCCTgaaacaagaattaaaaaaaaaaaaaacctcaaaaatCTTCGGCTTTAGATTGCTGAAAAAatagtattaattaattgaatatctATGCAgcaaatatttataaacaatattatatatatttaaaaataataaaactgagGAGAATAAAAAAgcgagtttaaatttaaaaagagagaaagtaaGTTAccgaaaagaagcaaaaaacaaaaagagtaaGAGACAAGTACATGTTGTCCTAAAGACAAAGGTTTCAAGATGCAATCCAAAAATTCTCAACCCTTCTTCTAAATCAGCACTAGCCATTACAAGATAATCACAAAATCTCATAGTGTCGAAGTTGTAACTGCTGGTTAGacaatttttaatgtattatatagaaacttttaatttgtattacaaatttatttgcaTTTTCAATTTGTAACTCCTATAATAATTTCAAGGTTTTCCAGTCTTTTAAAAACTCCAACAAAAAGCCACCAaaatacaaacttatttatggatttcaataatatttacacTTATTTAGTTTACATTTCATTGACGAAAATTTTAGTGCAAACAGGACAAAACCCACCAAAGAAATACAACTATATGATATATTGTCAAATATTATTGGACGTGTTTAAATTATCTCGTGGAACAAAGTGTGATTTTCATGATAACTCCTCTACATTTTCAAATCCATTCAAGAGTGACAATAATCAGGCAAACAAAGAATGAatttagaaaaaacaaaaaaactacatttttcaTATGAAAACTAGGTCCACTCCACTGCTATGAAATTTCCCTACGAAGAAATACTGCAAGGCACTCGAGCCTCTCTAATCCAAAGGAAAAAAGTACCTTGGGCTTCGGCTAGGCTTATCTAGGGTCATTTTTTAAATGCAAGCCCATGCCTATGAGAAAGCTCTACGTTTTATTTTACTTATGCCTAGAATGAACTTTCCACTTTGAAGAAATAAAAGGTTTTCAAACTTACAAAACAAGAAATCAGAATTCTAATCTTACTCGCACCGGAGCTGAACTTGCTACCCTGCGTTTACCTCTGTTTACAATCTTGTAGCAATTCAAGGATAATTCTCACAATTAGGGGTAACTTTTAGTCGAATTGTACCAAAATAAaagtgaatttaaatttgatttgaattcaaaaagtttaatttgagttttagctgataataaattgttaaataagtcatcaaagagaaataataaaagttatcaagactaaaaaaataaatgaatcatTAGAGAAGAAACAAGAGATGATGAATTAATTACTATTGttagtaaaaaattatccaaaaagaTGGATCTATTGACAACTTTCTcatgatttgttttatttgcgtaggttcaattaaaaaatgagctgatttgagttaaatttgaattaaagctATCCCAACTCGAGATTGGGTTTATTTGATCGAACATTGAGTTGAACCCAAATTGACTTAGCCTAAATCCACCCCTAAtcacaattttaatataaactctTGGCCTCTTAACGTTATTATGGCTCCTAACTAGTACACTTAACTGCCCAATCGCTCTCTTTCTTTTGTGAGTGTCAAATAACTTTATCATGAACCCCTTTTAGTGTATGAAGACTCCTTAGAGTTCAATAAGATTAGATAAGGTAAGGCGGGGCAAGGACAAGGTGGAACAGGGATATGGCACATGTATTTTTGTCTCCgattatagaaatatttttcatctttgttcCTAATAGAGACGAGAATGGTTAAAGATCataaatttggattaaaattatcatctctaagtAGAATACATACTCAACCTTTTCTAAATCTtataatgatgaaaataattaacTCTTTTACCTTATGAATGGTACTTAGATAATATCTTctttattataacaataaaattatgtgtttttaataagtatgtaataataataatgtgttatcatgtcaTTTTGTGActttaaattagaaatagagtaatactcaattatttgataatatctaaattaatactcattaaaAGTGTCCATAACATTGCTCTCCCTATAAACAAGTAATGATTTATTCTAACTAAAGTTTCGTATCTTTGAAAGAAGTTTAAAGTTAAGCCTAGGCTCAATTCCGGTGGACTTGGGCCCAAACAAGGTCGAGATTTTCATAATTCCCTACCTAATTTGCCTTTCACAAGTTTTCCCAGAAAGTGGGCTTGCTACAGCTTAGCTACTTGAATGAAAGGTGAAGAAATTCCTTAAGACGAACCTGGATATTCTATGCCCAATCTAAAAACTCTAAATTCCCTTCATGGCACTTCATTGACTCCACGACACAGCAATGGAAGTATACAACATTATAAAGCTATTGTGAAgaaagtataataaaaacaCCTACATCGAGTTTGGATTAAGAGAGGTTGATAACAGTTTATCTCCTGCTTTGCCTTTTGGTTTCCTCAGACTTGATAAACGAGTCTCTAATAGATTTTAGATTGTTGACCACATCCTTCATTGTCATCCGCTCTCCTGAAGATGTTGTGGAGCACATGAGTCCAATTCTCATCACTGAAACCAACATTTCTTCCATTTTCCTTTCGTTATTTTTTTCAGATTCCAAGTTTCTCATCACTGCGTCATCTGTTTCGCCAtctccattttcttcttcaaacaGTAGTGATGAGTCAACGATATCCATCACATGATTTGGAAAAGCCATTAAAACTAACTTATAAATGTTCAAGTCATCTTTAAACATATCATCTGTAGGTTTCTTACCTGTAAACATCTCCATTAATAGTATACCATAGCTGTATATGTCTCCCAGCCTAGAAACCTGGCCATCCATTTGCTCTACAATTTGTAAAATTGGTTAATAAGATATCAATCGCTTGTAATAgaacaaactaaaattaaatataattttgaaaagaatttATACCTGGAGGAATGTAACCAATGGAACCTCTTAGACCGCCTAACATTATTTGACTTTGCAAGGTATTATCTGAAGATTCATAAACGAACCTGGCCAATCCAAAGTCACCGACGTGGGCTGTCATATCTTCATCAAATAGGACATTGCTTAGCTTCAAATCACAATGCATAATTGGTATCTCACAATGGTTATGGAGATAATCGAAAGCAGAAGCAACATCAATTGCTATGTTCAACCTCTGCATAAAGCTCAATTTCTTGATTCCAGCAGGTTGCTCGTCTGGATTCGGATGAAGCCACTTGTTCAAACTTCCATTAGCCATGAACTCAAAAGCCAAACATTTAAAGTCATTTCCTTCAGAATCAACACTAGAGCAAATAGTGATGATTTTTAGGATGTTATGATGTCGCATACTTTTCAAAGCATTGCATTTGTCAATGAAACTTTTCAAGGCTCCTTGTTGTTCAACTTTTAACACCTTAATTGCAACAATTTTTCTGTCATTAGCAAGAACACGTTCATACACATAACCAAAACTGCCCACACCAATCAAATTTTCATCAGAAAAGTTATTAGTTGAATTTGCTATGTCAAAAAGAGACAAACGCAACTGATTGTCATTCGAAGATGTAATGGCACTTTTTTCTGAAGATTTCCTTCTGTAACATGAAACGAAAGAACCCACAACAAGTATTGCAACTATGACACCAGCAGTAATCACAGAGATTACCACTTTTTTACTTGTATGCCTTTTATGAACTTGCTTGGAGCATATAGCAAATGGAGTTCTGGGGCACCTGTTAgaacatgtatatggtctctatctaagcatatatatactgagtatgcaagatagaaaccaaaattaatatgcggaatattaaacactaacctccagccattgcttgacgatttgatgcagtataatcctctggaaattgcttgcaagttttgtcttccaggtgatctctttttctcatataatggtgtatgttttcaagtgtagaaaaagctcacccagggaccctatttatagccttaaaaagcattctaccatcaagaatgctacgcaatttgtggagttatggcatgggagttataaaccataatgcatgggagttacagaccactaagccatgaagaagtaactgcatgaagcagttaccattaagccatggaagtaactgcatgaagccatgaagaaaaaactaacattctcccacttggtctgtaacccatcaatccacatactgaagtaaagaaataaaatacacgaatcatggcgataagtcctctaagaacgagtattatcttccatgtatcacgatgtattcattcctctataacttaatgaataaaccttatgtttattctgggtccaaatttgattattttctcaatcAAAATGTGCACATAGAAAgagaaaacttaatcaattgaaaaactgaataattttattataaaaatgtatatacatcaaatcacatgatggaacCAACTTCCATCACAATTACAACATGAGACCAACTCCCATTCGCtctacatgatccttaaaactttttggtggcatgCCTTTTGTCAAAAGATCGGCAATCATCAATTCAGTGCTGACGTgttcaatgaccactttattttcttttacacgttccttaatggctaaatacttaatgtcgatatatttacttcgactactacttttattatttttagccaagaaaacagcagctgaattgtcacaataaatttttatcggcttagaaatagaatccacaatcctaagcctagatatgaaactcttcaaccatacaccatgtgatatagcctcaaaacaagaaacaaacTCAGCCTCCATGGTAGATGTAGCAATCAATGACTGCTTGGCACTCCTCCAAGATATGGCTCTGCcggcaaacaagaaaatatatgcagatgttgattttcttgaatcaataCAGCCAGCAAAATCTGAATCGGAGTAACcaactacctctaaattatcagtccatttatatataagcatgtattcTTTGGTCCCTTGAAGGTACCGCATCACTTTCTTTACAGCTCTTTAGTGGTCTATACCTGGGTTACTCTGATATCTTCCTAATATCCCAATAGCAAATGCAATGTCAGGTCTTGTGCAAACCTGAGCATACATACGGCTTCCAATAGCTGAAGCATAGGGAATGTTttgcatttgttccttttcaagttcatttttagggcattggttcaaattgaacttatcacccttcacaattggtgctatacttggtgaacaatctttcatccgaaatctctgtaaaactttgttgatataggtttcttgagatagacctagtatgccttgaggtctgttcctatgaatcttaatgccaatgaAATAAGACgcctcacccatatctttcatatcaaaatttttagagagaaattgtttcacctcataaagcaatcctttatcattggttgcaagtaatatatcatccacgtatagaacaaagaaacaaattttactcccactgaccttctggtatatacattgatcTATAATATTCTCTTCGAAACCGAATAAAGAGATAACCTCATGGAATTCCAAATACCAATGACAggatgcttgtttcaatccatatatggacttactaagcttgcacaccaaatgctcaccatcactagaggagaatccttcaggttgtttcatatatacctcttcctctaaatctccattgaggaatgtcgctttcacatccatttgatgcagtTCCAAGTCAAAATGGGCTACTAATGCCATTATAATACGGAAAGAATCTTTTTTAGATACAGGAGAAAAAGTCTTCGTATAATCGATTCcctccttttgagtgaaacccttagcaacgagtcttgctttatatctctcgatgttacctaatgagtctttctttgttttatagacccatttacacccaatggcctttgcctcattaggtaacttgacaagatccctgactccattactcttcatagattccatctcatctttcatagcattgtacacaaaatagatttactgcAATCTATTGCTTGTGAAAATGTAATAGGATCATCTTCGGctcctaaattatggtcaatttcttataaatacactatataatcactagaaatagttgatttcttcattctagttgatcttcttaGTGTTGTAATACTATCCTCTTGTGGAGTAGAGTGTACAACTGGTGGTTCAACAATATCTGAAGGTTGTTGAACAATTTGATCTACTAGAGTATTATCAACAACTTATGGAACTTCATTAattggttgttcaacatccatttgaacttgaggggcattgtaaataacaaccaatctattactcgaaatgggtggttgagtatctgaatgatctttctcaaaaactaaatcctgagattgatcgctcccactgattaagtcattttcaagaaattttgcatttcgagattccactattctagtgctatgtgatggacaataaaacctataacccttagacttttcgacatatccaataaaataaccacttatagtccttgggtctaatttcttctcatgtggATTATAAACTGTTACTTCAGACGGGCATCCCCAAACGCGTATATGTCGCAAACTCggtttccaacctttaaataactcaaatggtgttttagaaacagcCTTTGTTGGAACTCGGTTCAATATATACACTGCTGTTTTAAGAGCTTCTACCCACAGTGATTTAGGAAGTTTGGAGCTGCTAAGCATACTCCGCACCATGTCCAATAGAGTTCGGTTTCTTCTTTCCGCTACACCATTTTGGTTTGGAGAACCAGACATAGTGTATTGGGCAacaatcccattttcttcaagaaaccttgcaaatggaccaggtgcttgtccatcatgagtgtatttaccataatattctccacctctatctgatctcacgattttaatttgttttccagattgtttctctacttctgccttgaaaaccttaaaggcatctaatgcttcattcttgttatggagcatgtagagatacatgtatcgtgAATAATTATCACtaaatgagatgaagtatttttgaccataagcgtccatatcaggacaacaaatatttgtatgtatgatttctaatatgtctgaactcctcttggtacctttctttgacttgttggtttgttttccctttatacaatccacacaagtatcaaagtcagtaaaatctagagtatctagtacttcatcattcactaaccttttaatcctttctatggagatatgtcccaatctccgatgccacaatataaaagaattttcattcataacacttcttttaataccaacattatcttgaacatgcatcaaattaaatgaaacattgttttgtaaatgaattcggaacaaaccatcagacaatgtaccatttcccataactgcagatttataaatcaaactaaatgcagtttcattaaatgtaaagaaaaatccaaatggtacaagtcttgaaacaaaaatcaagtttctagagaaacttggaatataaaaggttcgttctaaatccaaaactaatctgcacgttccgaccgcttccacatgtgaacgcatcttatttcctgaatagatgcattgttcactggccatcggcttcctttggtttagaaagccctacaaggtatttgaaatatggattgtagaacctgaatcaatccaccaagtattatgacaaacatcaaccatattagattcataacatacaagtgagattggattacctttcttttcaagccaagctttAAACTTAATGCAGTCCTTTTTGacatgtcctttctttttacagaaaaacatttggattccttcttaaattcgggctgattgaatattttatcttttcccttatacttagcttggttcttcttcttcttcccttgtgtaaccatatgtgcactttcattcatttcaatcaacaaccttccttcctcttgaacacatggtcagaagttcattgattgaccatttttccttatgtgtgttataagagattttgaaaggtccgtattgttgtggaagagaatttagaatgaaatgcaccaggaaagattcagacatctcaatctTAAGAGCCTTAAGTTGAGTCGCAATAtccctcatttgcatgatgtgctcacgcacacctttaacactagtgagcttcattgatgtaaactttgttattagagtgctggcaagtgctttatctgaagactcaaactgttcatcaatagccttcagtAATTGTCTAACATTATTACACTCAGGGATTGAACCACGAATACTAGCAGATATACGTGTCCTGATGAACATCATACTCAAGCGATTAGATCGCTCCCAACGTTCATATAGGGCAATTTCATTCTGAGTGCTAGTTTCTGTAGCTGTAGGTGGTTCATCcttcctaatagcataatcaatgtccatacaccctaattggagaagaattctctctttccaaattttataattgtcaccactcaaaataggaacatcacatacattatcagagaaattcacaggttgaataactacaaataaatattaacatacacgcttaagtcactaaatttgaagctatcaaaattaatatcatgttctaccaatgtataaacatgctttaaatatataaaccatataacataaaaactgcctgtgggctaagtttttaatttaaataggtttatatacaaatatataaaccgtatgataaaactaccaaattatattccttttcttaattcctgtgggtagattaagaaaaataatttgttatttcatcctaattaatcacataaatataataaaaattcctgtgagataaaatttatcatacttatattgattaattacaattgatgtcatataactaaatgtgatcccaggatacttaatgtataactttgatataatcaaagatgctgtggctactctatgatcaatcaaatattatactaatcacatgacatttaattttatgcatataatccttaagaaattatttaaattat
This is a stretch of genomic DNA from Mangifera indica cultivar Alphonso chromosome 11, CATAS_Mindica_2.1, whole genome shotgun sequence. It encodes these proteins:
- the LOC123228713 gene encoding probable LRR receptor-like serine/threonine-protein kinase At3g47570, whose translation is MDIDYAIRKDEPPTATETSTQNEIALYERWERSNRLSMMFIRTRISASIRGSIPECNNVRQLLKAIDEQFLEENGIVAQYTMSGSPNQNGVAERRNRTLLDMVRSMLSSSKLPKSLWVEALKTAVYILNRVPTKAVSKTPFELFKGWKPSLRHIRVWGCPSEVCTRPDIAFAIGILGRYQSNPEVVGYSDSDFAGCIDSRKSTSAYIFLFAGRAISWRSAKQSLIATSTMEAECPRTPFAICSKQVHKRHTSKKVVISVITAGVIVAILVVGSFVSCYRRKSSEKSAITSSNDNQLRLSLFDIANSTNNFSDENLIGVGSFGYVYERVLANDRKIVAIKVLKVEQQGALKSFIDKCNALKSMRHHNILKIITICSSVDSEGNDFKCLAFEFMANGSLNKWLHPNPDEQPAGIKKLSFMQRLNIAIDVASAFDYLHNHCEIPIMHCDLKLSNVLFDEDMTAHVGDFGLARFVYESSDNTLQSQIMLGGLRGSIGYIPPEQMDGQVSRLGDIYSYGILLMEMFTGKKPTDDMFKDDLNIYKLVLMAFPNHVMDIVDSSLLFEEENGDGETDDAVMRNLESEKNNERKMEEMLVSVMRIGLMCSTTSSGERMTMKDVVNNLKSIRDSFIKSEETKRQSRR